The following nucleotide sequence is from uncultured Draconibacterium sp..
ACGGCCTAAAAATGTGCGGGCTTCCGGCATCCATTCATTCTGATAGGCGTGCCAGTCGCCTTTGGCCTGTAGTTCCTTATCGATGTATTTTTCTTTTATCAGACGTATTTTCCACTTCTTAAACTTTTTTCCACGACTTACACCATAGTAGTAAAAAAACAGTGGCCCTTTGTTTTCTTTAACAACCAAACCTTCAATCCAGTTGGCCAGCAGTAAAATCAAGAATACAGGCAAAGACAGTAAGACGAAAAAAGAAGCCAACAATTTATCAAAGCATAATTTTGGGAAGGGAACTTTTAACGGCTCCTCTAGCTCAAAAATATCTTTATACCGTTGCTTTATCTCTTCTGTTGGTGGTTGATAGGGAAAGGCTCCTTTTGGTTCGTTTATCGTATTCATGTTTTTGTCGATTCCTTTTTGTTATGCGGCATTTTTATAGGCAT
It contains:
- a CDS encoding sugar transferase is translated as MNTINEPKGAFPYQPPTEEIKQRYKDIFELEEPLKVPFPKLCFDKLLASFFVLLSLPVFLILLLANWIEGLVVKENKGPLFFYYYGVSRGKKFKKWKIRLIKEKYIDKELQAKGDWHAYQNEWMPEARTFLGRFVKKFYIDELPQFFLILKGDMSFVGPRPLAVHHYERDLAQGNVTRKLVRGGLLGYGHIRKGTPEFGNPIYEYEYIHRYLHYSAIKLLFTDLGVIAKGMLVVLKGGGH